One region of Ignavibacteriales bacterium genomic DNA includes:
- a CDS encoding HAD family hydrolase, with protein MKDQEQIKSVVFDLDGTLMMSSATIYKATIKTLEEFNITPNFTEDEFNGKIGHHFKNIFDDFKVDVSDIEYFIDRYKTYYFDFIDDSNFFPNVVEVLQTLKENKIPASILTTKAQDQADKIINHFGMRSYFTIIMGRQDGIKIKPAPDALLRICRQVGILPANTLMVGDSELDIKCGKAAGAQSCAVTFGYRNKEFLLNENPDFVVDDIRDLVAILKLD; from the coding sequence ATGAAGGATCAGGAACAAATTAAAAGCGTAGTATTCGATTTGGATGGAACTCTGATGATGTCCAGCGCTACAATTTACAAGGCTACAATTAAAACATTAGAAGAATTTAATATTACTCCAAATTTTACCGAAGATGAGTTTAATGGAAAAATCGGTCATCACTTTAAAAATATTTTTGATGATTTTAAGGTTGATGTTAGCGACATAGAATATTTTATAGACCGGTACAAAACTTACTATTTTGATTTTATAGATGATTCCAACTTTTTTCCTAATGTAGTTGAAGTGCTCCAAACGTTAAAGGAAAACAAAATACCGGCATCCATACTTACAACTAAAGCACAGGATCAGGCGGATAAAATTATCAATCACTTTGGAATGAGAAGTTATTTTACCATTATAATGGGAAGGCAGGATGGAATTAAAATTAAACCAGCACCGGATGCTTTGCTTAGGATTTGCCGCCAGGTTGGTATACTACCCGCTAATACATTAATGGTGGGCGATTCTGAACTGGATATTAAATGCGGTAAAGCTGCAGGAGCGCAATCCTGTGCGGTAACTTTTGGTTACCGGAATAAAGAGTTTTTGTTGAATGAAAACCCAGATTTTGTTGTTGATGATATTAGGGATCTGGTTGCAATTTTAAAATTAGATTAA